In the genome of Halobacterium noricense, one region contains:
- a CDS encoding 50S ribosomal protein L39e encodes MGKKSKAQKKRLAKLERQNSRVPAWVMMKTNRDVQRNPKRRNWRRNDTDE; translated from the coding sequence ATGGGCAAGAAATCGAAGGCGCAGAAGAAGCGACTGGCGAAACTCGAACGCCAGAACAGCCGCGTGCCCGCGTGGGTCATGATGAAGACGAACCGGGACGTCCAGCGTAACCCGAAGCGCCGCAACTGGCGGCGTAACGACACCGACGAATAA
- a CDS encoding 50S ribosomal protein L31e, producing MSASDFEERIVTVPLRDVTKVPQHEQAGQAMTIIREHLAKHFTVDEDEVRLDPSINEAVWSEGQKNPPRKVRVHAARFVEDGETVVEAEYEE from the coding sequence ATGTCCGCCAGCGACTTCGAGGAGCGCATCGTCACCGTCCCACTGCGCGACGTGACGAAGGTGCCCCAACACGAGCAGGCCGGACAGGCGATGACCATCATCCGCGAACACCTCGCGAAGCACTTCACGGTCGACGAGGACGAGGTCCGTCTGGACCCCTCCATCAACGAGGCCGTCTGGTCGGAAGGCCAGAAGAACCCGCCGCGGAAGGTCCGCGTGCACGCCGCGCGCTTCGTCGAGGACGGCGAGACCGTCGTCGAAGCCGAATACGAAGAGTAA
- a CDS encoding translation initiation factor IF-6 has protein sequence MLRAAFLGSPYVGVFARATDDCVVVRPDISEELTDELAEELGVPAVPTNVGGSSTVGSLVAGNSNGLLASSRIRQRERDRIEDAADVSVGELPGRVNAAGNVVVANDTGAYVHSELSREAVEAVEDALDVPVTRGRLAGVNTVGTAAVATNDGVLCHPKSTDEELDAIEDALGVPADIGTVNYGAPLVGSGLVANDDGYVVGEDTTGPELGRIDDALGFID, from the coding sequence TTGTTACGCGCTGCCTTCCTCGGGTCCCCGTACGTCGGCGTCTTCGCCCGCGCGACCGACGACTGCGTCGTCGTCCGGCCGGACATCTCCGAGGAACTGACCGACGAACTCGCCGAGGAACTCGGCGTCCCCGCCGTCCCGACGAACGTCGGCGGCTCGTCGACGGTCGGCTCGCTAGTCGCGGGCAACTCCAACGGCCTGCTCGCGAGCAGCCGCATCCGGCAGCGCGAACGCGACCGCATCGAGGACGCTGCCGACGTCTCTGTCGGCGAACTCCCCGGCCGCGTGAACGCCGCTGGCAACGTCGTCGTGGCGAACGACACGGGCGCGTACGTCCACTCGGAGCTCTCCCGTGAGGCCGTCGAAGCCGTCGAGGACGCCCTCGACGTGCCCGTGACCCGCGGCCGACTCGCAGGCGTGAACACGGTCGGCACCGCCGCCGTCGCGACGAACGACGGCGTGCTCTGCCACCCGAAGTCCACGGACGAGGAACTCGACGCAATCGAGGACGCTCTCGGCGTCCCCGCGGACATCGGAACCGTGAATTACGGCGCGCCGCTGGTCGGCTCCGGGCTCGTCGCCAACGACGACGGCTACGTCGTCGGCGAGGACACCACCGGCCCCGAACTCGGCCGCATCGACGACGCGCTCGGCTTCATCGACTGA
- the pfdA gene encoding prefoldin subunit alpha, with product MSLGGGGGQQQLQQLSQEIQALEEEKEELEAEVEALETEKVEVDEAQEALDVLETGSTVQVPLGGDAYVRAEVQDMDEVVVSLGGGYAAEQDADDAADVLDEKREVLDERIEDVRSEIAEVEEEQSALEQQAQQAQQQMMQQQMQAQQQDGE from the coding sequence ATGAGTCTTGGAGGCGGCGGCGGTCAACAGCAGCTTCAGCAGCTTTCACAGGAAATTCAGGCCCTCGAAGAGGAGAAAGAGGAACTCGAAGCGGAAGTCGAGGCCCTCGAAACGGAGAAGGTCGAGGTCGACGAGGCGCAGGAAGCCCTCGACGTCCTCGAAACCGGCTCGACCGTGCAGGTCCCGCTCGGCGGCGACGCGTACGTTCGCGCCGAAGTGCAGGACATGGACGAGGTCGTCGTCAGCCTCGGCGGCGGCTACGCGGCCGAGCAGGACGCCGACGACGCGGCCGACGTGCTCGACGAGAAGCGCGAAGTGCTCGACGAGCGCATCGAGGACGTTCGCTCCGAGATCGCCGAGGTCGAGGAGGAGCAGTCCGCCCTCGAACAGCAGGCACAGCAGGCCCAGCAACAGATGATGCAGCAGCAGATGCAGGCCCAGCAGCAGGACGGCGAATAA
- the ftsY gene encoding signal recognition particle-docking protein FtsY yields MFDGLKNKLSNFREDAEAVAEENAEELDSDEAAEADAEADVAEADAEAADVEGEAAEPEAEAEESESSSGGFVSKASSLARGRVVIDEEDLDGPLRELELALLESDVEMSVAEEILDQIRADLVGEERKFTESTGALVEDALRDALLSVIDVNGFDFEEAIAETDKPVTVVFTGVNGVGKTTTIAKLARRLEDQGYSVVLANGDTYRAGANEQLQEHADNLGVKLISHEQGGDPTAVVYDAVEYAEANDVDVVLGDTAGRLHTSSGLMDQLAKLDRVVDPDYTVFVDEAVAGQDAVNRAREFDDAASIDGTILTMADADSQGGAAISVSHVTEKPILFLGTGQGYDDLRKFDPEALVDDLLAD; encoded by the coding sequence ATGTTCGACGGGCTGAAGAACAAACTCTCGAACTTCCGCGAGGACGCCGAGGCGGTCGCGGAGGAGAACGCAGAAGAACTCGACAGCGACGAGGCTGCCGAAGCGGACGCCGAGGCGGACGTCGCGGAGGCCGACGCAGAAGCGGCCGACGTCGAGGGCGAAGCAGCGGAACCCGAGGCGGAAGCCGAGGAGTCCGAGAGTTCCAGCGGCGGGTTCGTGAGCAAGGCGTCGTCGCTGGCGCGCGGTCGCGTCGTCATCGACGAGGAGGACCTCGACGGCCCGCTGCGCGAGCTCGAACTCGCGTTGCTGGAGAGCGACGTGGAGATGAGCGTCGCCGAGGAGATTCTCGACCAGATTCGCGCGGACCTCGTCGGCGAGGAGCGCAAGTTCACGGAGAGCACCGGCGCGCTCGTGGAGGACGCGCTCCGCGACGCGCTGCTGTCGGTCATCGACGTGAACGGCTTCGACTTCGAGGAAGCCATCGCTGAGACCGACAAACCCGTGACGGTCGTGTTCACGGGCGTCAACGGCGTCGGGAAGACGACGACCATCGCGAAGCTCGCGCGACGACTCGAAGACCAGGGCTACTCGGTCGTGCTGGCGAACGGCGACACGTACCGCGCCGGCGCGAACGAACAGTTGCAGGAGCACGCCGACAACCTCGGCGTGAAGCTCATCAGCCACGAGCAGGGCGGCGACCCGACCGCGGTGGTGTACGACGCCGTCGAGTACGCCGAAGCCAACGACGTCGACGTCGTGCTCGGCGACACGGCCGGCCGACTGCACACGTCCAGCGGGCTGATGGACCAGCTCGCGAAACTCGACCGCGTCGTCGACCCCGACTACACGGTGTTCGTCGACGAGGCGGTCGCGGGCCAGGACGCCGTCAACCGCGCCCGCGAGTTCGACGACGCCGCGAGCATCGACGGCACGATTCTGACGATGGCCGACGCGGACAGCCAGGGCGGCGCCGCCATCTCGGTGTCGCACGTGACGGAGAAGCCGATTCTGTTCCTCGGCACCGGGCAGGGGTACGACGACCTCCGGAAGTTCGACCCGGAGGCGCTCGTCGACGACCTGCTCGCGGACTGA
- a CDS encoding aldehyde ferredoxin oxidoreductase family protein → MRQLPGPLLVVDLDDREAWTEDVSDVAEQYVGGRGVATRLAHERIPFDADPLGPENRLFFAVGPLQTTTTSFAGRTNLTGVSPLTGGLLSSNAGGYLSRNLASTGYAAVELRGASDDLVAVHVTDDGVAFEDVPELADALVPAVSRRMAAERDLGAAHLATVGPAGERGVLFASVMTYDHRAFGRGGLGAVLGAKGVKCVSFAGDSEPTLDVPEAALSAIDEAAATSDDPKRTQGTPSTVDLLNDEYSLPTRYFSEQSFEVADELNGDAVEAKKYEKATCSDCAFACKLPTRDEASGVETEGPEYEATFSLGANVGVGDLVDVMQSNDRCDALGLDVISCGDAIAAYLASEDAFGDADRVHDLVTKIAYREGVGDVLAEGVSAAADEFGVRDWTVKNLGFPGHDGRVLHGQGLSYAVANRGADHLYASVLSDEYGDVPADTLDGKPALVVQRENERALEDAAIACTFSGGHVADEHYEALLDASMEELRDVGARIVTLERHFNNERGFDRGDDRLPFDLPGLADAIDEYYERRGWNDDGTVPERVVP, encoded by the coding sequence ATGCGACAGCTCCCCGGACCGCTGCTGGTCGTCGACCTCGACGACAGGGAGGCGTGGACTGAAGACGTCAGCGACGTGGCCGAGCAGTACGTCGGCGGCCGCGGCGTCGCGACGCGGCTCGCGCACGAGCGCATCCCGTTCGACGCGGACCCACTCGGCCCCGAGAATCGACTCTTCTTCGCGGTGGGGCCGCTCCAGACGACGACCACGAGCTTCGCCGGCCGCACGAACCTCACGGGCGTCAGCCCGCTCACTGGTGGTCTGCTCTCCTCGAACGCGGGCGGCTACCTCTCCCGAAATCTCGCAAGCACGGGGTACGCGGCGGTCGAACTCCGCGGTGCGAGCGACGACCTCGTCGCCGTCCACGTCACCGACGACGGCGTGGCGTTCGAGGACGTTCCAGAACTCGCTGACGCGCTCGTGCCCGCGGTCTCGCGTCGCATGGCCGCGGAACGCGACCTCGGCGCGGCACACCTCGCAACCGTCGGCCCGGCGGGCGAGCGCGGCGTGCTGTTCGCGTCCGTGATGACCTACGACCACCGCGCGTTCGGTCGCGGCGGCCTCGGTGCCGTCCTCGGCGCGAAGGGCGTGAAGTGCGTGTCCTTCGCCGGTGACAGCGAACCCACGCTGGACGTGCCTGAGGCTGCGCTGTCGGCCATCGACGAGGCGGCGGCGACCAGCGACGACCCCAAGCGCACGCAGGGCACGCCGAGCACGGTCGACCTGCTGAACGACGAGTACTCGCTGCCGACGCGGTACTTCAGCGAGCAGTCCTTCGAGGTCGCGGACGAACTGAACGGCGACGCCGTCGAGGCGAAGAAGTACGAGAAGGCGACGTGTTCGGACTGCGCGTTCGCGTGCAAGCTCCCGACCCGAGACGAGGCGAGTGGCGTCGAGACGGAGGGCCCGGAGTACGAGGCGACGTTCTCGCTGGGCGCGAACGTCGGCGTCGGCGACCTCGTCGACGTGATGCAGTCCAACGACCGCTGCGACGCGCTCGGCCTGGACGTCATCTCCTGTGGGGACGCAATCGCGGCGTACCTCGCCAGCGAGGACGCGTTCGGGGACGCCGACCGCGTCCACGACCTCGTCACGAAAATCGCGTACCGCGAGGGCGTCGGCGACGTTCTCGCGGAGGGTGTGAGCGCGGCGGCAGACGAGTTCGGCGTCCGCGACTGGACCGTCAAGAACCTCGGGTTCCCGGGCCACGACGGCCGCGTCCTCCACGGTCAGGGGCTCTCGTACGCCGTCGCGAATCGTGGCGCCGACCACCTCTACGCGTCCGTGCTCTCCGACGAGTACGGCGACGTCCCCGCGGACACGCTCGACGGGAAACCCGCGCTGGTCGTCCAGCGCGAGAACGAGCGCGCGCTCGAAGACGCCGCCATCGCGTGCACGTTCTCCGGCGGCCACGTCGCCGACGAGCACTACGAGGCGCTGCTCGACGCCTCGATGGAGGAGTTGCGGGACGTGGGCGCTCGCATCGTCACCCTGGAGCGCCACTTCAACAACGAGCGCGGCTTCGACCGCGGCGACGACCGCCTCCCGTTCGACCTCCCCGGGCTGGCGGACGCCATCGACGAGTACTACGAGCGCCGCGGCTGGAACGACGACGGCACGGTCCCGGAACGAGTCGTCCCCTAG